ACGACGGTGGCCTCGCTGGTGCCGGTGAGCTCGGCGAGACCCGTGACCGTGAGGGCCGCGCAGCCGGCGGGGTCCGAGGCGACGGCTTCGGCGACCCGCTGCATCGAGCGGGTCATCGACGGGGCGAGCGTGCGGACTTTCGCGGCGAGCGCGGCGGGAGCGGGTGGGGCGCCACCGGTGCCGGTGCCGGTGCCGTTCGGGCCGGTGGCTGGGCTTCTCGTGCCGCCACGGCCGGAGCTGCTCGCGGCGCCGCCGCCCGGCCCGGGGTCGCTCGCACCGGAGTCACCTGCGGCGGACGTGGTCGGCCCCGAGCCGCCGTGGGTGCGGGACGTGCCCGGTCCGCTCGGAGCGGACCCGCCGGGGCGTCTGCCGGCTCCCGCAGCGCCGAAAGAATCCTTCAGGTCCTTGGTCACCCTTGAAAGATATTTTCGCCCACTGTGAACGGTCAACCCCCCTTTGTCCTGCGGATGGGCGCTCGTGCGGACGGGCACTCGTGCGGGCGGGCACCCCTGCGGATGGGCACCCCTGCGGACGGGCACCCCTGCGGACGGGCACTCGTGCGGGCGGGCACCCCTGCGGATGGGCACCCGTGCGGATGGGCACCCGTGCGGGCGGGACTCAGGGGGACCGGCGCCCCGCGGACGGTGCGGGCAGGTGTGGATGGTGCGGGCCGCGCTGAGGGCCCACACCCGGAAGGGTGACAATGAGCGTATGGACGTCAACCCACTCGAGCAGGCGCTGCACGCCGCCCGCGCCCTCGTCCTCGCGGATCTCACCGCCCGTGACGTGGCGCACGCAGAGGTCGTCTCCCTCGTCGAGGAGGCGGTCAGGGAGCGCCGTTGGTGGGTCGAGCAGTGGCCGGAGGGCGCGGAGTACGTGGCCGGGCTGATCGCCCAGGACGTGCAGGACGCCCTGCTGGAACGGTACGGGCGGTGGCCGCTGTGCCCGGTCTGCACCACCGGCGAGCCGCACGCGCTGGACGTGGAGCCCGAGTTGGGCCCCGACCCGCACTGGGTGTGCGGAAAGGCTGGTGTCGTCGTCGCGCCGGTCGGCGGACTGTCGTGACCGTCTACATCGACCCGCCGACGTGGCCGGGGCACGGGATGCTGTGGTCCCACCTGGTCAGCGACGTGTCGTTCGAGGAGCTGCACACCTTCGCCAGGTCGATCGGCTGCCCCACACGCGCCTTCGAACGCGACCACTACGACGTGCCCGTGCACCGCTACGAGGACGCCGTGCGCGCCGGCGCGGTCGAGATCGGATCGAAGGAACTGGTCAGGCGGCTCACGGAGGCGGGACTGCGGCGGCGGAAGCGCGGCGGCGGGCGGTAGGCCGGCAGGGGCCCTCCGGGGGATCCGAACGGAAGTCAGCGGTGGCGGAGCAATCTTGGTTCCGGTTCGGTGACGTGCTCCTCTTGGCTGTTCAGCGGGCTCTGCGGTCCTCGGCGTGCCTGTTGAGTGCCGGCTCCCCGACCCTCGGCGAGGTTCACGGTCACGATCTGATCCGCGTGTTCCTGGGATGGCAAGCCGACCGGACCGGGCGACGCGTTCGCCTACTACGGGTGGGCGTTGTCGCTGAGCCAGGCCAGGACCTGGTCGGCGTGCTTGTCCGGCGGGAAGACCGGGTAGAAAGCGTGCTCGATCACGTTGTCCTTGATGATCAGCGTAAGTCGCTTGTACAACGTCAGCCCGCCGGCGGTGAACGTGGGAAGGTCCAGTGCCTGGGCCAGGCTCCGCGCGGGGTCGGACAGCATCCGGAACGGCAAGTGGAGCCGCCCGGTGACCTCACGCTGGTATTCGCTGTCCTGGCTGGAGAGGCCGTACACCTGGGCCGCGCCGGCCGCGAGCAGGTCCTGGTGGTGGTCGCGGAAGCCGCACGTCTCGGAGGTGCAACCACGTGCGCCGGGGATGGAGTCCCAGCCTTCGGGCAGATCGGTGCCGGGGCGGCCCGTCAGCGGGTAGATGTAGAGCACCGTGCGACCCGGGCCCAGCGCGTCAAGGCGGACCGTCGCGCCGTCGGTGGCGTGGAGCTCCAGATGCGGCATTCTCGCACCGGACAAGTGGGCGGCAGCGCCGTCGTCCTCGGGAACGGGCAGGTCGGCAGGCAGGCTCGTGTAGTCGGTCATCGGTTCCTCTCCTTCGGCAGCCGGTGAGAGGCGGCTGTTGCGACACCATTCCGATCATGGTCGATCTCAGCGCCAACCACGGTTCGGCTCGGCTGCACTTGATCGACGGTCTGCCGCTGCTGCGGCCGGACGAGCAGGTCTTCGAAGCGATGAGCGCTCGTTCTCCTCTACGCGCAACCCGTCACCCGCATCGTCCGCCTCACTGTCGACGACGTCATCGACGATGGGGCCGCCGTCACCGTCCGGCTGGAAGCTCCTCCGTCCCCGCTTCCGGAGCCCGTCGCCGGCCTCATGCGGACCTGTATCCAGTCCTGCCGGCACCTGCCCTACGCCAGTAGCAGAAGCTCACAGTGGCTCTTCCCCGGCCGCCGGCCCGGACAGCCGATGAATCCGGTCAGCCTCCAAGCCCACCTGCGGGAGATCGGCGTCCCACCGCAGCGTGGCGGGACCTCCGCGATCCGCCAACTCGTCCTCCAAGCCCCGGCCCCCGTCATCGCGAAGGCCCTCGCTACCACGACAAGACCGTCACCCGCCCGGTCACCGAGGCCGGCGGAACCTGGAGCCGGTACGCCCCCGGCGATCGCACACGCTGACACCGGGTTCGGCTTCACCGAGGATACGTGCCGGCCGACCCCACCGCCCTTCATTCCGCGGCCGGACCTGCTTTTCGGAAGGTCCTCCAGTACTGGCGTCGCTTCTCGTCCCGCACCACGACGCCGAGACGGGCCAGTTCCCCACGGAGTTCCCAAACGTCCTCGTGGGAGGGCCCCTTCTTCTCCAGCGACTCCTGGCGGGCCTTGAGGAGGGCGTTCGCGCCCTCCGGGAGGCCGGGAGCCCCCGGGACCCAGCGGCGGAATTCACCCTGGTGCGGATCGACGTCCGCCCACGCATAGCCGTGCTCGGTGAAGGCGTCCGCAACGCGGCCGGTGTCCAGGTCGCACTCCTGTCGAGTGAGTTCGCCACCGTCGTGGCCGAGCAGGACGAGTTGCTTGCCGTCCCGGAACACCGTGGCGATGACATCGCGCGGGAACTCCCGTTCCCGTCCCTTGCTTGTGAGCACAACGCACTCACCCGACAGGCGAATCACCAACTGCTCGTGCTGGGCGACAAGTCCGAGGACCAGCCCTGCCACCGCGCCCGCGGCGGGCAGCGTCGGGGCGGGGGCGGAGGCAACCAACTCGGCCGGTCCCTGCAGCGGTGCCCAGGGCAGTGTCACCAGCCAGTCGGCCAGGAAGTCGACGAGCCAGCCGACACCCACCCCCACCAGCACGAGAACGGCGTAAACGCACACGGTGCTCAAAGCCGTCTGTCGGAGCACGGTGAGTCGACTCACCTGCGGCTCCCGCCCCGTTTCCTTGGTCATGTCCATGTCCCCCCTCGCCTCCGGTGCTGCGTAATAATAGACCGAGCACTCGGTCTATTATTACCCGTCCGAGACCGGAGTCGAGAGTTGACCGGAAAGAGGCCCCGATGAGGACAGTCGACCCGGCCAGGCACCAGGCGCGGCGCCGGCACATCATCAACGCCGCGGCCGAACTCTTCGCCGCCAAAGGGTTCGAACGCACCACCACGGCGGAGATCTGCAAGGCCGCCGGCATGAGCGCGGGCAACCTGTTCCACTACTTCCCCAACAAGCGCGCGATCTTCCACGCCGTCCTCGAGGACGACGAGCACGACGGCGCCACCAAGGCCGAGCGTTTCGCCGCCGCCCGCACCGCCGACGACCCGTGGACCGCCCTCCTCGAGACCGTGGACCTTCTCGCCGCCCCCGCCGCGGAGCCGCTGGTCCCCGCCCTCGTCATGGAGGCGATGATCCAGGCCTACCGCGACCCCGAGCTCGAAGCACTGCTCAGCCGCGACAACGACGAGGAACGGTCCACCATCACCGCCCTGCTGCACAATGCGGCCGTGGCAGGCCAGATCGACCCCGCCCTGGACCCGGACGACACCGCGGCATGGGTCATGGCCCTCATCGCCGCCCTCTACACCAGCGCCGCCACCGACCCCACCTTCAGCCCGGCCGACCAGCTCCCCACCCTGCGCCTGATCCTCCACCGCTTCCTACGGCCCAACACCCACCAGAAGCCGGAGCGGTGAACGGGCACCCATAGGACCCAATACGGCGACAGGCACACAGGGTGATCTTCCGGCCGTGTCAGCGGCGAATACGCGACAGGGGGCGTGCCGTGCTGTGTGCGGTCAGCCGACGCAGCCGGACACGGCATTGGCGGGGCCGCAGTTGTTGGGGTCGTTGTCCTTCACACGGGTCCGGTTGAGGGTGACGTCGCCCGCGGTTTCGTAGATGCCGCCACCGTTCGAAGCCTGGTTCTTCGTGACGGTGCTGTCGGTCAGGACGGTGTTGCCGGCGCTGTTGAGAACGCCGCCGCCCGGCGCGGCCGCGCCGGTGGTCTCGTTGCCGGTGATGTCGCTCGACTCGACGGTGGCTTCGCCGTTGTTCCAGAGACCGCCGCCCCCGGTGGTGGCGGTGTTGTCCTTGATCACACTGTGGCCGATCCACGCGTTGCCGGTGTTGTGGATCCCGCCGCTCGCCGCGGTGTTCTTGTTGATGCTGCTGCGACCGACGACCAGGGTGCCGGCGTTCCGGATGCCCCCGCCGTTTCCACTCGCCCTGTTGCCGGTGACGCTGGTGAACCGGATGTGCGCCGTCCCGTTGTTGTAGATACCGCCGCCGTCACCTTCGGCTTCGTTCTTGCCCACGGTGCTGTGGGCGGTGGTCACATAGCCGCTCTCGGAGGCCACGCCGCCTCCGTCGTCCGCCGCCCTGTTTCCGCTGACGGCGCTGGAGTCGATGGACACCACGCCGCCGGTCGTGTGGATGCCGCCTCCGTCGCCTCCGGCGCCCACCACGTTGTCCGCGGCGTTCTTCTCCACCTTGCTGTCGCGGAGGATCACCCGCCCACCGACGTTCGCCACCGCCCCGCCATTGCCTTCGGCCCGGTTGCGAGTGAGCGTGACGGACTTGAGGAGCAGGGTCCGGCCGTCCCCGACGAGGACGGCACCGCCGTCACCGTTGACGTGGCCGTTGCGGACGGTCAGGTCGTCGAGCGTGAGAAAGCCGGCTGGGGCCGCGACCTCGACGATGCGGAACAGTGGTGTACCGGGTGCGCTCGAACGTTCGATGCTCGTGCCCTTGCCTCCGTGCAGGGTGATGGGCCGGGTGATGTCCGGGAGGGCCGAAGTGAGGACGTACGGGCAGTCGCGAGCCAGTTCGATCGTGCCGCCGCCCTTCCCGTTGGTGTCAGTGATCGCGTTCGTCAGGGCGTCGGCGTTGCAGGCGATGCGGTTGTTCTCGTGGCCGGGGTTGGCGGAGGCGGCCTGGACCGGGGTCATCGGTACGACGGCCAGGGCCAGGGCGACGGCGCCGCCCGCACTCGCGACGAATCTCATTGGGCGCTCCAGGAGAAGACTGACGGGGCTTTACCTCCCCCTGAGCGACCCTCGCCCCGGCGCCGTGCGCCGGCAACCGAGGTGCCCGCCATCCGGCGCAACCCGGAGCAACACGGCGCACCCCGGAGCGGCGCGTCGGGCGGGAGCGGACGGACCGTCCCCTTGCGTCAGGCCGTGCCGCAGCGCGTCGCGCCGGCGTCGCGGCTCGCCGCGGACGAGACGACCACGCGGCGCCTCCCGGGCGCCGCGTCCGCCCCGCGGCGCTCGAACCGCAGGGCCACGGCGACGAGCCCGAGGGCGACGGCGGTCATCGCCGCGCCCGCCCACGCCGTGGCGGCGAAGCCGAGGCCGGCGTCGATGACCGTGCCGCCGAGCCAGGGGCCGCTGGTGTTGCCCAGGTTGAACGCGGCGGTGGTGGTCGCGGCGGCCAGCGTGGGGGCCGCTCCCGCGACGTTGAACATCCGGGCGTTCAGGGCGGGGGCGGTGAAGAACGACGCGACGCCGATGAGGAACGACAGGCCCACCGCCGGCACCGGGGACTCGGCGGTCAGGGCGAGCACCGCCAGCAGTACCGTCGAGGCGGTGATGCCGCAGAGCATCACGCCGAAGAGGTGCGCGTCGGCGATGCGACCGCCGACCGTCGTGCCGAGCAGTGCGCCGATGCCGAAGAGACCGAGGACGGTCGGCACCCAGCCGTCGCCGAGTCCGGCGACATCGGTGAGCAGCGGCGCGAGATACGAGAACACGCAGAAGACCCCGCCCGCGGACAGCGCGGTGACCGCGACGGCGAGCCAGACCTGGCGGTCGCGGTAGATGGTGAGCTCGCGGCGCAGCCGCGGCTTCCCGTCGGGCACGGGGATGGGCGGGATCCTGGTCAGCACGCCGGCCAGGGCCACCGCGGACGCCGCGCCGACCGCCCAGAACGCCGAGCGCCAGCCGAGGTGCTCGCCCAGGAACGCGCCGGCCGGTACGCCCAGCACGTTGGCGATCGACAGCCCGCCGATCATCACGGCCATGGCGCGGGCGCGCGCGTCGACGGGCACCATCGCCATCGCCACGGCCGCGCCGACCGCCCAGAACCCGGCACATGCGAGGGCGCTGACCACCCGGGACACGAACAGGACCTCGTACGTGGGGGCCAGCGCACCCGCGACCTGGCCCAGCCCGAATACCGTGATCAGGGTGATGAGCGTGGCGCGGCGCGGCAGCCGCAGCGTCGCCACGGCGAGCAGCGGCGCGCCCACGACCATCCCGACGGCGAACGCGGAGATCAGCAGTCCCGCACGGGGGATCGAGACGCCCATGTCCTCGGCGATGGGCGGCAGCAGCCCGGACAGCATGAACTCGCTGGTGCCGAGTGCGAAGACCGAGAGGCCCAGGATGTAGACGGCCAGTGGCATACGGGGGCGCGAGTCGGCGGTTGCGGCGGGCATGACAGTGCGCAACAGCCGGATGACGCCCGTCATTCCCGGGTTCCGGAACCATCCGCGTGGTGAACGAGGCGCCGCAACTCCGCC
The genomic region above belongs to Streptomyces marianii and contains:
- a CDS encoding YqeB family protein, with the protein product MTKETGREPQVSRLTVLRQTALSTVCVYAVLVLVGVGVGWLVDFLADWLVTLPWAPLQGPAELVASAPAPTLPAAGAVAGLVLGLVAQHEQLVIRLSGECVVLTSKGREREFPRDVIATVFRDGKQLVLLGHDGGELTRQECDLDTGRVADAFTEHGYAWADVDPHQGEFRRWVPGAPGLPEGANALLKARQESLEKKGPSHEDVWELRGELARLGVVVRDEKRRQYWRTFRKAGPAAE
- a CDS encoding right-handed parallel beta-helix repeat-containing protein, translated to MRFVASAGGAVALALAVVPMTPVQAASANPGHENNRIACNADALTNAITDTNGKGGGTIELARDCPYVLTSALPDITRPITLHGGKGTSIERSSAPGTPLFRIVEVAAPAGFLTLDDLTVRNGHVNGDGGAVLVGDGRTLLLKSVTLTRNRAEGNGGAVANVGGRVILRDSKVEKNAADNVVGAGGDGGGIHTTGGVVSIDSSAVSGNRAADDGGGVASESGYVTTAHSTVGKNEAEGDGGGIYNNGTAHIRFTSVTGNRASGNGGGIRNAGTLVVGRSSINKNTAASGGIHNTGNAWIGHSVIKDNTATTGGGGLWNNGEATVESSDITGNETTGAAAPGGGVLNSAGNTVLTDSTVTKNQASNGGGIYETAGDVTLNRTRVKDNDPNNCGPANAVSGCVG
- a CDS encoding DUF4031 domain-containing protein; its protein translation is MTVYIDPPTWPGHGMLWSHLVSDVSFEELHTFARSIGCPTRAFERDHYDVPVHRYEDAVRAGAVEIGSKELVRRLTEAGLRRRKRGGGR
- a CDS encoding Cmx/CmrA family chloramphenicol efflux MFS transporter; translation: MPLAVYILGLSVFALGTSEFMLSGLLPPIAEDMGVSIPRAGLLISAFAVGMVVGAPLLAVATLRLPRRATLITLITVFGLGQVAGALAPTYEVLFVSRVVSALACAGFWAVGAAVAMAMVPVDARARAMAVMIGGLSIANVLGVPAGAFLGEHLGWRSAFWAVGAASAVALAGVLTRIPPIPVPDGKPRLRRELTIYRDRQVWLAVAVTALSAGGVFCVFSYLAPLLTDVAGLGDGWVPTVLGLFGIGALLGTTVGGRIADAHLFGVMLCGITASTVLLAVLALTAESPVPAVGLSFLIGVASFFTAPALNARMFNVAGAAPTLAAATTTAAFNLGNTSGPWLGGTVIDAGLGFAATAWAGAAMTAVALGLVAVALRFERRGADAAPGRRRVVVSSAASRDAGATRCGTA
- a CDS encoding peroxiredoxin; protein product: MTDYTSLPADLPVPEDDGAAAHLSGARMPHLELHATDGATVRLDALGPGRTVLYIYPLTGRPGTDLPEGWDSIPGARGCTSETCGFRDHHQDLLAAGAAQVYGLSSQDSEYQREVTGRLHLPFRMLSDPARSLAQALDLPTFTAGGLTLYKRLTLIIKDNVIEHAFYPVFPPDKHADQVLAWLSDNAHP
- a CDS encoding TetR/AcrR family transcriptional regulator, with protein sequence MRTVDPARHQARRRHIINAAAELFAAKGFERTTTAEICKAAGMSAGNLFHYFPNKRAIFHAVLEDDEHDGATKAERFAAARTADDPWTALLETVDLLAAPAAEPLVPALVMEAMIQAYRDPELEALLSRDNDEERSTITALLHNAAVAGQIDPALDPDDTAAWVMALIAALYTSAATDPTFSPADQLPTLRLILHRFLRPNTHQKPER